The Verrucomicrobiia bacterium sequence AGTCGGAGCAGCGCGAGAAAGTCAGTGAAGCGTTGGAGATGGTGGAACTGGCAGGCACGGAGGATAAGAGACCGTCTGAACTTTCCGGTGGCATGCGCAAGCGTGTCGGTCTCGCACGAGCGATCGTCTATCACCCTGAAATCATCCTCTACGATGAACCGACGACCGGCCTTGATCCGATCGTTTCCGACAGCATCGACAAGCTGATCCTGCGCGTGAACGAGAAGCTGAAGGCCACAACCATTGTGGTGACGCATGATATGCGCTCGGTGAAGACCGTCGCGCAACGGGTGATCATGCTGAGAAAAGGTCATATACACGTGGACACCACGCCGGACGAGTTGTTCTCATCCGAAGATCCGGTGATCCATCAATTCGTGAACGGCATCTCCGATGCCAAAGACAAGGATTTCGATCCATGAGCAAAGACAAACGAGAATGGAAGGTCGGGCTGTTCGTCATCATCGGCCTAGTGTTGCTGGGCCTTTTGCTGATGAATTTCTCCAAAGGCGCGAGCCTGTTCACCTCCACCTATGACCTGCGCATGCGCACGTCAAACATCGGCGGTCTGATCCCTGGCGCTAAAGTGGTGATGGCGGGTGTGCCCGTCGGCACGGTCCACAAAATAGAGCTGGAACAGGGTGGCAAGACGGTCATCGCCTTGCTGAGGATACTCAAGAAGTATCAGATACACGGGGACGCGCAGTTCTTCATCGAACAAGCAGGTTTCCTGGGCGATCAGTATGTCTCTGTGAAGGTGGACAAGAATGAAGCTCCATTGTTAGGCGATGGGGCCGAGGTCCAATGTCAGGAGCCTTTCAACATGCAGGAAGCAGCGCGCTCGGCTCAAGGGCTTATCGAGCGTGTCGATAAGATGGTGCAGCAGATCAATACTGCGGTGGATCGCGTGGATAAAGGGCTGCTTTCGGATGCGACCTTAAAGAGCCTCACCACCACCATCACCAATCTGCAAAGTGTCTCTGAAAAAACCGTTTCAGCGGTTGGACGGATAGAACAACTAGTGGAGACAAACGCACCCACATTGACGCGCTCTTTGAACAACGTGGCGGACTTCAGTGAGAAACTTTCTACGATGACAAACATCGTGAACTTCACCGAACGCCTGAACAAGGTGGCGGATGAGTTGCAGTTGACGATTTCAGAGAACCGAGGCGATATCCGGGAGGCGGTGAAAAACCTGGAAGGCGCGACAGAGTCCGCCAATGCCATCATGAAAGACATCAAGGATGGGAAGGGCTTGGCGGGCAGTTTATTGAGTGATGAACAATTACGGGTGGAGTTTGGTCAAATAGTGACCAATATCTCGATTTTAAGCAGCAATGTCGCCCGATTTGGCTTGTTGTACAAGCCCAAGGTGAACAAGAGTACGGTCAATCGGCCCGCAGAAAGTGTGAAACAGGTGTTTCCCCGGGCCAACGAAAGATAGCGAATGTCCATTTGGGTCATCAGAGTCCTGTTCTTGAGTCTGTCTATGCTGACTGGCTACGCCATCAGCCAGGTGCGCCCTGATATTATCGAGAACGCGCGGTTGGGGGTTGTGATCGGCTTCGGCTTTGGTGGGTTGCTCGTCGCCATCGATGAAATGCTGAAAGGCTTTTCATTGAGGGCGTTCTCTGCGGCCACCTTCGGTCTGATGTTCGGCAGCCTGATCGCCTGGATGATTGATCGTTCCGGTCTGTTCGTCCATGCGGAGGAAGCCAGCCGCTG is a genomic window containing:
- a CDS encoding ABC transporter ATP-binding protein; this translates as MIETRELCKKFGSNVVLEKVSFSVPESQRLVIIGRSGTGKSVLLKHLIGLMEPDSGEVTVDGEKITGLEERELLRVRSKFGMLFQSAALFDSLSVAENVGFVLKNERKLSESEQREKVSEALEMVELAGTEDKRPSELSGGMRKRVGLARAIVYHPEIILYDEPTTGLDPIVSDSIDKLILRVNEKLKATTIVVTHDMRSVKTVAQRVIMLRKGHIHVDTTPDELFSSEDPVIHQFVNGISDAKDKDFDP
- a CDS encoding MlaD family protein: MSKDKREWKVGLFVIIGLVLLGLLLMNFSKGASLFTSTYDLRMRTSNIGGLIPGAKVVMAGVPVGTVHKIELEQGGKTVIALLRILKKYQIHGDAQFFIEQAGFLGDQYVSVKVDKNEAPLLGDGAEVQCQEPFNMQEAARSAQGLIERVDKMVQQINTAVDRVDKGLLSDATLKSLTTTITNLQSVSEKTVSAVGRIEQLVETNAPTLTRSLNNVADFSEKLSTMTNIVNFTERLNKVADELQLTISENRGDIREAVKNLEGATESANAIMKDIKDGKGLAGSLLSDEQLRVEFGQIVTNISILSSNVARFGLLYKPKVNKSTVNRPAESVKQVFPRANER